From the Nostoc sp. PCC 7107 genome, the window CTTAGAAATTAACGCTGGTGAAATTATTATTTTGACAGGCCCTTCTGGCTCTGGTAAGACTACTTTATTAACTTTAGTCGGTGGGTTGCGTTCTCCACAATTTGGCAGCTTACAGGTTTTAGGACAAGAACTTTGCGGCGGTACAGCCGAACAATTAGTGCAGACACGCCGCCATAACGGTTATATCTTTCAAGCACACAACCTGCATGGTAGTTTAACCGCAGTGCAGAATGTCAAAATCGGTTTAGAATTACACCCACATATTAGTCCCGAAGAAATCCAAACGCGCTCAATCTTGATGCTAGAACAGGTTGGTTTGGGAAATCACCTGCATTACTATCCTGATAAACTCTCAGGCGGGCAAAAACAACGAGTAGCGATCGCCCGCGCTTTGGTAAGTTATCCCAAAATTGTCTTAGCCGATGAACCGACAGCCGCCCTTGATAGTCAGTCTGGTCGAGATGTAGTTAACCTGATGCAAAAACTCGCTAGAGAACAAGGCTGTACCATCTTAATGGTGACTCACGACCATCGGATTTTAGACATTGCCGATCGCATTGTGCAGATGGAAGATGGCAAGTTAGTGCAAGCAGCCTCAAGATAAAATTATTCACAACATCGTCGTGTGTTCGCAATATGGTCGTCACAACTGTATGTGATATTAAATGCTGTATTTGGTTACAAAATGCTTTTTTTTGGGTATAAGGTAGGGCTTCCTACCTTTTTTTTATTTATGCGATCGCTTTTTTGCCGCAATTAAAGTTCCTACTTCCTCCCCTAACATTAAAATGGAGATTAATGTAAAGTTATCCCATAGCCAAAGTGTCAGACTCTCTGCCATTGCGCGATCGCTACCTCGCTTTAATTGACGAAATTGTGCAACTCACCCTCCAGGGCAAAATTAGCTCGGTGGAGATGGTGTACCAAATGTTGCAAAAAGGTATAACATCTGGTACAGGGGAAATATTTGAGTTAGCGTTGAGCGATCGCTTGAGTACCATCCAAAGTCAGGTAGACAGCGAAAAGGATGAACTCAAAAAAGCCAAGGCTAACCGCAGTCTCAGAGCAATTAAAACAATTCAAAATCAATGGCAACGTTATTGGGAACAAAATAAAGCCATAGAAGCGATCGCCTTAGCAGTTCGAGAAATTACCACCGCTTCCGCAGATGAACGCCTCTCTACATTCTTGCGTTTCACTGATCCCAATCAAAAGCAACCATTCAACTCATCACAATTACAACAGTTAGCCAAAGGTTTACAACAATTTGCTCAATTAGATACTGATATCGAACAAATCTCACAAGGCATTATGCGTGGTTTGGCTGGTTGGCAAAAACTCCAAGACCACTTGATTAGTTGGATGTATGAGCAAAATCGAGAATTGGGGTTTGGCGGCGTACCAGGAGAAAATGGCCCTTGGGCAACTTGGGCAAAAAAAGTTAACAGCGAGTTCCCCCAAGCGCTGTTTCGCAGTTTAGCTTTGGAACAATCGGCAATCGAATTTGCCCAACAGCGACGTAATATCATCCTCAGCGATTGGGTAGAAATGACGTTGATATTACAGTATTTGCAACGCGGGTTAGTCAGTTGGTTTGACCAACAACCATATAATGTGCAAGCAGGCTCAAAATTATCAATTTCGACTTTTTTGACCTTTGCCGTGATTTGGAGTCAGTTAGCGAGTGGTTTTGGCAACACTGCGGCTATCTATGGTGATGGTGGTTCCCAAATTATGCTGCAAATTCTGCGGAATTTTGCCCAGCGGGCATATTTTCCCCTGTATGGTGGGATATTTGCTTCTTTTTCAGGTAGTTATTTACGCAACGCCTTAGATTATTTAGATGAACCATTACGCCAAGTTGAGGGAACCCAAGAAAAAGCCAGAATTTTGACGTTATTGGGTTATTCACAGCGAGCTTTAGGACAATATCAACGCTCGATTAATTTTCATCAGCAAGCATTAGAAATAGCCAGATATGCAGGCGATCGCCCCTGTGAAATTGCCAATCTCAACCACCTCAGCCGCACCTATGTACAGGAAAAAGATTATGGCGAGGCGATTAATTATAGCCAACGGGCGTTAATCTTGAGTCGGCAAGCAGGCGATCGCACAGGTGAAGCCAATGCTTTGGTAAATTTGGGTTACAGCAAAGTTATGCAGGCGCAACAATTAGAACAAATTGAACCAGAAAGTTATGAAATGCCAATTAATTATTTAGCACAAGGTTTAAAGTTATTAGATAAATTAGGAGATATCCAAAGTAAAGCCTTGTGTTTGAGTAGTTTAGGTATTGCTTATCTTGTAATTGATGAAGCGCCAACTGCGATTAAATATTTAGAAGATGGTTTTAAAACAGCACAAACTTGCGGAGACTTATATCTTCAAGGACGAAATTTAGCATATTTAGCTGAAGCTTATTATCAACTACAAAATGCCGAAAAAGCCATTTATACTGGTGGTTTGGGAATGTATATTTTAGAGCAGATTGCTTCTAGTGAATGGAAACAGCCCGCAGGTTTATTAACAATTTTGCAAGGACAAATAGGCAAAGAAGCATTCCAAAATCTATTACAACAACACCGTTCTAAAATTATGGCGATTATCGGTGTTGATGGCTATGATCACATCCCAGCAATATTAACAACATATCAGCAAGATATTTAATTAGCAGGGAAGCTCATAACTCCCTTTGCTGAAGTTGATGGATTTGAAAGTAAGTAACCTGAATGCTAACATTTTGTTGCATCTCCTATGTAAACGCGGTTAGTTTTTGATAAAGCGCGATCACCTGATTTTTTAATCCAGAATCTTGATATTGAATTTTTGCTCAAGTAAACAAGATCAGGGATGGCACAAACCCCACCATAGGCGATCGCATTCAATTTTTGATAAAATCTGGCAAACTTGACCTTGTGTTTCTCTTCATATCCTTCTGGATAAGCACAGATTGGCAAGTATAGACTTTCCTACAAACATAGAAAAAAGCTATCGAATTGATTACATAAACTGTATTGTGCTTGATGGCGGTAGTTGGTCTGGTTTTAATTCTATATCTGCAATTCCATAAACTTTCCAATTTAATCTGGGAATTTTAAATCGATTTTGATGTATCCTAGATTTTCTTAGGTAATTTTTTCAACACCCAAGTTCATAAAACTTTTTTACGGATTTCCCTCAAGGTTCTTGAAGAAGTTCTTGAACTCTCTAAGAATCTACCTTTTGTTGCTTATTTCTTTGTCACACTTTAAGGCTTAACAAATCATCATGGATATACGACTCATCAAAAAATCCGAAAAATTAATCCTGAAAAAAATAAAACAGATAGAAGAAGAAAATCTTTCAATAGATGATTTTGAGAGCCAAGAAGCCACATCTGAGGAGAAACAAGTAATTAATGTAGTAGAAAATAGAGAGGACGACTATATTCCGTTGCGAGATAATCCTGTAGTTTTATCTATCGCCAATTCAGGATGGCAGGTTTCGGAAATCCTCAGAGATATCAGAGTAGATACTTTCTGTGATTGATCAATAATTTGGTAAAAATCGATAGGTTCAGATACCCGAATTCTCTAAAAATTTGGGTATCTTGTGGAACAAAAGCAGGCAAATACTCACTTATTTTAAATGCGTTGTGGCCAGCTTTTTACTAGTTATCACAATAACTTGATATCTTCTGGAAATGTAGTCAAGGCTATTTTGGGATAGCCTACTTTGGAGAAGGTAATTCGCGCATGGTAATTTTATTACCGATTAATCCGAATCAACTCTGTCAGAATACTATCCAAGCTACCATTAACTTGAATTTTTTCAATCTTCTCGGCAATTCGTTCTAGTATTTCTAGTTCTTTTAACCGCAATGCGACGGGATTATCTTCCATAACTCTGGCAGTATTTAACATACTGCGAGTTGCAGCCGTTTCTTCACGACGACGAACTACGTTGGCTTGGGCGGTTTTTTCCGCTTCTACCACTTTACTCAAAATGGTTTTAATTTCACCAGGAAGAATAATATCTTTCACCCCTACCGAATCGACTTCAATTCCATAGTCAGCGGTTCTTTGGCTGATGTATTCAAAAATACTATTATCAATCGCGCCTTTATCCTCTAGTAACGCATCTAAGGTTCGTTCGCCGACTGCGCCACGCAAAGCAAATTGTAGCTCTTTGTATAAGTAGCCAACAATATCCGCTAACCCATTTTTGGCTCTCAGAGGGTCGATGATGCGATATCCAGCAGTTAAATTTAAGCGTAACGGTACCTTATCTTTAGACAGAATATCTTGACCAGATACTTCTAAGGTTTGCTGACGTAGATCAAAAACTTGTGTTTGCACAGAACGCCCGAACACCCACCAGACGTGCATTCCTGGTTGCAATTGTGTTTGAAACTCTTGATTGATATACAGTAGCCCAAGGTACTGTGCTGGAACTTCGCAGATATGCAAACAATTACGGCTCAAAGTGAGAGTTTCTGGTAAACCTGAAACTAATTCAGCAATTAAACGTGGTGGTAATGTTGCATCAGTATTGATGTCAATCACTTCTACTTCCATACCCCGCCAAAATAGTTTGCGACTACATGGTTTGAGGATAGCAATTACTTTACCTTGATAACGAGCGATCGCTACTTGTTGATTTTGTAATTGCACTGTCTCACAATAAGCCGCGACAAACTCAGGATGTCGTTCAATCAGCACCTCTTCTAAAGGAAAATCTGGATTTGGGACAATCCGGCTGAGAGTTCGTACTGTCACATCTCGATCAGTAGCCCAAAAAGCATACTCACCAGATTCTAGCGGCTGTATAAAGTTATTCTGCACATACAGTAAACCAATCTCATACTCGGAAATTTGGAATTTCTTAATTCCATTCAAGGCAATTCCCCGTAATTGTTGCACAAATTCAGCAGGTAATGCCAAACTTTCATTCAAGTTAAAAAGGTGAGTTTCTACCTCAATAAAACCACGCCAAAAAGCTCTGAGTTGATTTGGTGGAACACTAACCCAATTTTGACCCCAGTGGACTAAGGCTGCTTGATTGAATCCAGTTCTTACTACTACAAGATGTTCCTGTAACTCTGAACTGTGATTTCGCAGCAATAGTTCCAAGTTTTCAATCTTAGCTTCTGGTTGGTTGAGGTTATAGGTTGTGACTTGCCAATGCTTGCCAAAATAAGTGTAAGTACCAGGCTGCAAAATTTTCTTAAAATCACTGCGGTGATATAAGATACCAATTTCGTTAGGTTTGATATAGAACGTTTTCCACATAGTAATTCCCATAGATAACTTAGGCAGTTGTAGCCTAGAAAGAAGATTTGATAAAAACATTTATCAGTTTCGCTTGAAGAATTTACCTGGATGTTTTCTGGCAAGTAGGGAAAGCTTGATGTATCACAAATTGCC encodes:
- a CDS encoding DevA family ABC transporter ATP-binding protein, with the protein product MTHKPIISIDNLNHYFGHGPLRKQVLFKINLEINAGEIIILTGPSGSGKTTLLTLVGGLRSPQFGSLQVLGQELCGGTAEQLVQTRRHNGYIFQAHNLHGSLTAVQNVKIGLELHPHISPEEIQTRSILMLEQVGLGNHLHYYPDKLSGGQKQRVAIARALVSYPKIVLADEPTAALDSQSGRDVVNLMQKLAREQGCTILMVTHDHRILDIADRIVQMEDGKLVQAASR
- a CDS encoding tetratricopeptide repeat protein gives rise to the protein MSDSLPLRDRYLALIDEIVQLTLQGKISSVEMVYQMLQKGITSGTGEIFELALSDRLSTIQSQVDSEKDELKKAKANRSLRAIKTIQNQWQRYWEQNKAIEAIALAVREITTASADERLSTFLRFTDPNQKQPFNSSQLQQLAKGLQQFAQLDTDIEQISQGIMRGLAGWQKLQDHLISWMYEQNRELGFGGVPGENGPWATWAKKVNSEFPQALFRSLALEQSAIEFAQQRRNIILSDWVEMTLILQYLQRGLVSWFDQQPYNVQAGSKLSISTFLTFAVIWSQLASGFGNTAAIYGDGGSQIMLQILRNFAQRAYFPLYGGIFASFSGSYLRNALDYLDEPLRQVEGTQEKARILTLLGYSQRALGQYQRSINFHQQALEIARYAGDRPCEIANLNHLSRTYVQEKDYGEAINYSQRALILSRQAGDRTGEANALVNLGYSKVMQAQQLEQIEPESYEMPINYLAQGLKLLDKLGDIQSKALCLSSLGIAYLVIDEAPTAIKYLEDGFKTAQTCGDLYLQGRNLAYLAEAYYQLQNAEKAIYTGGLGMYILEQIASSEWKQPAGLLTILQGQIGKEAFQNLLQQHRSKIMAIIGVDGYDHIPAILTTYQQDI
- a CDS encoding slipin family protein; the protein is MWKTFYIKPNEIGILYHRSDFKKILQPGTYTYFGKHWQVTTYNLNQPEAKIENLELLLRNHSSELQEHLVVVRTGFNQAALVHWGQNWVSVPPNQLRAFWRGFIEVETHLFNLNESLALPAEFVQQLRGIALNGIKKFQISEYEIGLLYVQNNFIQPLESGEYAFWATDRDVTVRTLSRIVPNPDFPLEEVLIERHPEFVAAYCETVQLQNQQVAIARYQGKVIAILKPCSRKLFWRGMEVEVIDINTDATLPPRLIAELVSGLPETLTLSRNCLHICEVPAQYLGLLYINQEFQTQLQPGMHVWWVFGRSVQTQVFDLRQQTLEVSGQDILSKDKVPLRLNLTAGYRIIDPLRAKNGLADIVGYLYKELQFALRGAVGERTLDALLEDKGAIDNSIFEYISQRTADYGIEVDSVGVKDIILPGEIKTILSKVVEAEKTAQANVVRRREETAATRSMLNTARVMEDNPVALRLKELEILERIAEKIEKIQVNGSLDSILTELIRINR